The nucleotide sequence AGGATCGAAAACACGACTCCTCGCTTCTTGCGGAATCCCGGTGCCCGTATCCTGAACCCGGATCTCCACGCAGTTCTCGCAACCACGGGTTTGCACGCTGATCTTTCCCTTGGCGGAGCTGTTGGCGCGATTGACGTCTGCGATCGCATGCGCGGCATTCACGATCAGATTGAGAATCACCTGGTTAAACTCGTTCGGCAGGCATGGCACGTTGGGCAGCGACGCATCAAAATCGGTCTCCAAGTCAGCCACGTACTTCCACTCGTTGCGGGAAACTGTGATAGTGCTCTCGATCGCCCGGTTGAGGTTCACCGATGTTTTTTCTTTCGTTCCGGGGTGGGAAAACTCTTTCATCGCGCTGACCAGTGTTGCGACTCGGCTGACCCCTTCGAGCGTCTGATCGATAGCCTTTGGTATTTCCTCCAATAGGTAGGGCGTATCCGCTTTTTGAACGGCAGTCGCAACCTCCTGAACGGTTTCGGGTGCAAGAGAGTTCTCTTCGGCGGCCGTCAATAACCGCTGATAGCCGGTCAGGACCGTTTTCAATTCTCCGAACGAATCTTTGAGGAAGCGAACATTGTCCCCGATGTATTGGGTGGGCGTGTTGATCTCATGGGCGATTCCGGCGGCGAGTTGTCCGACGGATTCGAGCTTTTGCGCCTGAAGGAGCTGCTCACGGAGATGATTGCGCTCCGAGATGTCCTCGGTGACTCCTTCGTAGAGAGCCACGATTCCATTGCGCCGGACCGAGCGAGCGCTCGAGGTCATCCAGATCTTGCTGCCGTCTCGCCTGCGGACCTCGCATTCAAAATTCTGAACGCTCCCTCGGGTTTCAACGAGTACTTTGAATTCGTCACCCCGCTTGGACTCCACGAATTGTTGCGCGAAGAAATTGTCGATCGAACTGGTCATTTCCTCTGGCGAGTTGTATCCAAACATCGATGCCATGGCCAGGTTGACGCGCAACAATCGGCCCCGAGGAGTGCTCTGAAACATGCCAAAAGAAGCTTCGTCAAAAATTTCGCGGTAGTTGCGTTCGGCGTCCAAGAGTGCCGCTTCCGCGATTTTGCGTTCGCTGACGTCATTGACCATCATCAAGGCGGCCGGATTCCCGTCCCAGACGATCTGGTTCAGTCTGACCTCGGTCACGATCGCCGTGCCATCACGGCGCACATGTACGATTTCTTTTGTGTCATGCGTCTGAAGGGCCGCCAACAGGTCTTCCGTGCTCCACAATGGTTGCAGTGCGCGGATCGTCATGCTCAGCAATTCGTCGGACGTCGTTCCATACGTGGCCAGCGCCGCATGGTTCGCTGCCACGATGCGAAAGGTGGTCAGATCAAAAACGAGTTTGGGCAGAGGGCTGCTCTCGAACAAATGCGAGTAGCGCTCCTTGCTCAAGGCAAGCTGCGATGCGTTTTCGGCCAGGCGGCGATCCACTAAAGACGTAAGTAGAGAAAAGCCCAGGATTACCAACGTCACACACACGATTGTTCCGTTGGCCAGATTCGAAATGTCGATGGCATTGGAAAGATCCGGGAGATCGGCGGTCGGCATGAAAGTGGCGGCGGCCATGCCCGTGTAGTGCATCACCGGAATTGCCAGACCCATAGCTAACGCGATTGCGAACTTGGTTTGCCAATTTCGATCGTGTCCGCGGGAGAAGCGGATGAGCAGCATTCCGGCACCAGCAATTACTACCGCCAGGAACACCGAAATGAGCCACAGAACACGGTTGTAGTGGTGCATGGCGGCGAGGCGCATGGCCGCCATTCCCGTGTAATGCATGGTCGCGATGCCGGTGCCCATCAGAAGGCTTCCGACGAACACATCGGACATCGTCATCTGTTCCCGGCTGGCCACGTAGAGGGCGATTCCACAGGCTAGGACCGCCGCGACCAGAGACAGGATCACGGTCGGGATGTGGTAATAAACCTTCACCGGCAGTTGGTAAGCCAGCATGCCGACGTAGTGCATCGACCAAACACCGCTTCCCATGGCAAATGCGCCTCCCGCGAGCCACGTGAGGCGAGCGCGTCCGCGAGTAACCACGATCCGCTGGGTAAGATCCAGAGCGACGTAGGAGGCGAGAATCGCGATCGCTACCGAAAGAGCGACCAGCCGAAAATCATATGTCGAGGGAATTGTGACCACCGTGTTGCCCCCTCTGCACTGCCTAAAAATTGTCGCCGGGGAGGATTTATCGGCACGAAACGTAATTTTCGCCAGTTACCGTGACCGTCGCCGTGTGATTCGCTCTGCCAAATCCTGCCGAACTGATTGAATTGTGCCGATTAAGGGCTAACGATCAAGGTTGTTGCCTGAATCCGGACACCGCGCCTAAAGACGATCAGGGTCGCACCTCGGGTCAGGGTCACGGAGCCCAATGGCCGGCAGATCGTCGAGGTCTCCACATGACTGAAAAGATTCTGTTTGTAGACGATGAATCCGCGGTACTGGATGGTTACAAGCGGATGCTGCATCGCGATTTCGAAGTCCACACCGCGATCGGTGGGGATCAGGGCCTGGCCGCAATCCACGAATGCGGACCCTATTGCGTCGTGATCTCGGATATGCGGATGCCGGGGATGAACGGAGCGCAGTTCCTGTCGCGAGTACGGCAAGAAGCGCCGGATACGGTGAGAATGTTGCTTACAGGATTTGCGGATATGACCTCCGCCATGGACGCGGTGAATGAGGGAAACATTTTTCGATTCCTTACCAAACCCTGCGAAAAAGAGGTCATGAGTAAGGCCATTACAAGCGGGCTGGTGCAATATCGCCTGATCACCGCCGAGCGCGATCTCCTCGAGAACACGTTGATGGGCAGCATCAAGGTGCTGACTGATGTTCTCGGCGCGGTCAGCCCCGAGGCATTTGGCCGGTCCATGCGGATTACCCGCTGCGTACGTCACCTGGTGGAAAAGCTGGGCCTTGATGCGCCATGGCGGTTTGAAGCGGCAGCCATGCTTTCCCAGCTCGGCTGCATCGCTCTCGAGCCGGACCTAATGCAGGACGCCTATATGGGGACTGAAATGACGCCGGAAGATCAGGCTCGATTCGCCCGTCA is from Acidobacteriota bacterium and encodes:
- a CDS encoding PAS domain S-box protein — its product is MVTIPSTYDFRLVALSVAIAILASYVALDLTQRIVVTRGRARLTWLAGGAFAMGSGVWSMHYVGMLAYQLPVKVYYHIPTVILSLVAAVLACGIALYVASREQMTMSDVFVGSLLMGTGIATMHYTGMAAMRLAAMHHYNRVLWLISVFLAVVIAGAGMLLIRFSRGHDRNWQTKFAIALAMGLAIPVMHYTGMAAATFMPTADLPDLSNAIDISNLANGTIVCVTLVILGFSLLTSLVDRRLAENASQLALSKERYSHLFESSPLPKLVFDLTTFRIVAANHAALATYGTTSDELLSMTIRALQPLWSTEDLLAALQTHDTKEIVHVRRDGTAIVTEVRLNQIVWDGNPAALMMVNDVSERKIAEAALLDAERNYREIFDEASFGMFQSTPRGRLLRVNLAMASMFGYNSPEEMTSSIDNFFAQQFVESKRGDEFKVLVETRGSVQNFECEVRRRDGSKIWMTSSARSVRRNGIVALYEGVTEDISERNHLREQLLQAQKLESVGQLAAGIAHEINTPTQYIGDNVRFLKDSFGELKTVLTGYQRLLTAAEENSLAPETVQEVATAVQKADTPYLLEEIPKAIDQTLEGVSRVATLVSAMKEFSHPGTKEKTSVNLNRAIESTITVSRNEWKYVADLETDFDASLPNVPCLPNEFNQVILNLIVNAAHAIADVNRANSSAKGKISVQTRGCENCVEIRVQDTGTGIPQEARSRVFDPFFTTKEVGKGTGQGLAIARSVIVDKHKGSIHFETEAGRGTTFIIRLPKDGMSLTSPAIGAHA
- a CDS encoding response regulator, which codes for MTEKILFVDDESAVLDGYKRMLHRDFEVHTAIGGDQGLAAIHECGPYCVVISDMRMPGMNGAQFLSRVRQEAPDTVRMLLTGFADMTSAMDAVNEGNIFRFLTKPCEKEVMSKAITSGLVQYRLITAERDLLENTLMGSIKVLTDVLGAVSPEAFGRSMRITRCVRHLVEKLGLDAPWRFEAAAMLSQLGCIALEPDLMQDAYMGTEMTPEDQARFARHPQLARELLVNIPRLEPIAWMISQQLAKDPSRDVPQHPALPQDTITLGAKLLKVAIAFDNFKMQGLSDEEVVERLQARSGEYGRVVVDALTGMKTENSGMELRKIPTARLAAGMVLQQELRNKAGILVVAKGQEITHALLLKLQNFVRLGTIDKETMALVPV